Genomic DNA from Brassica rapa cultivar Chiifu-401-42 chromosome A04, CAAS_Brap_v3.01, whole genome shotgun sequence:
TCTTCAACAACGATCTTTTTCGCATCACTATCAACGTTCTGCTCTAGATACTGTTTCTAGTACTCACTCAAGGCTATCCTTCTCTTATAATCCTGATTTCTTGGATGCCACTTCTTCAGGTGGATTCACAGGTAAGTACTTGCTTATTCCTTAAACGTTTGTAAGCTGCACATTAGTGCTAGAGGACACAAAGAGAGTATTAGTAACCAAACCGAAATTTCTCAAACTAGACTTTATCTTCAAAATCTAAACGaactaaaccaaaaaaacatCCGGACTcatgagtaatatataaaaaatttaggcCAATCCATTTAAAACCAATTGACAATAAATGGATTTCTCGAAGTCTATTAATATTACTCATGTCTTATCGAGAAATGTATGAGTTTATATTATCACAATATACATTTACCCGCATGCTTCACATTGCACTCAAAGTAACAGTTTTACTGGGCAGATGAATTTGATGGATTATCGAGACCAAACATGGGTAGAGTAAGAAAGGGGCTTAGGCTTGTGGAAGTGAAGAGCAAAGAGGACCCAAATGAAGTATCAGAACAACTCATAAACTGTCTCATAAGCATTTACTTGGAACTGAATCAAGTTTCATCAAAGACCAAAGAAGATGTAGAGTTTTCAAGACGGCCTTCATCTTGTAGCCGAAAATCAAACACATACAGTTATTATCAGAACGCAATAAATCTTGATCCTTATCACGTCTTACCAGATTCGAGTGGAGGATTCACTAGGGACATTGGTCCTTACAAGAACTTCATTCACATTTCAAGAAAGTCCATAGATGTGACCAGTTTCACACATTATTGTTCACCGGCTGTTCCACGCTTGAGGTATTTACTTTTACATTCTCTGAGTTCAATATAGTAATGATCTGATCAAATAGTATAATTCTTGATGGAAGTGTTGTATTGGTTATCTATGCGTGTTTAACAGTGTTTTGATGGAAAAACTATCAGAGGTGGATTTAACTTTCTTGACCTACAAGCAAAAACTCGCTTTCTGGATCAATATCTACAACGCTTGTATCATGCATGTACGGCCacagttacaaaataaattattgaaccttatgttatatatacCACACAAAAATTAGACTTTAAATCGAATTATATTTCTAATTATAGGCTTTTCTTGAGTATGGGTTACCTTCATCACACAATAAACTACTTACATTGATGAACAAGGTAAGGTTTTGAATAAAAAGTTTATCTTCAGTTGTAAATAAGCATCCAACCATATGaatgtgttctttttttttgttaggctACACTTAATGTCGGTGGCATAGTTCTCAACGCTTTGGCAATTGAACATTTTGTCTTACGGCATCCTTGTGAACCAGAACATGTAagtttatacatattttataacctACAAAATATACATAAGTGCCCAATAAGGTAATCAACATCTTCATGAAATTAAGGATTCACTTGATGAGAAAGAAACTCTCCTGCGGCACACTTATGGTTTAGGATATTCAGAGCCTAACGTGACATTTGCACTTTGCCGCGGAAGTTGGTCTTCACCAGCAGTAAGTGTACAAACATAGTTTATCTTGACCATTGTAAATGGATGGATGATAAGCTTGGTATTCATGTGCAGCTTAGAGTCTATACAGCAGATGAGGTGGTGAATGATTTAGGAAGAGCAAGAGTGGAGTATTTAGAAGCTTCCGTAGGTGTTTccagcaagaaaaagattattgtTCCACAGCTTCTTCAATGGCACATGAAAGATTTTGCAGATGATATTGAATCTCTTTTGGAATGGATCTACAGCCAGTTGCCACGATCAGGGAGCCTGAAGGCTATGGTTATGGAATGTTTGAAAAGAAAAGCAAAAGTTCCTTTAGCTAAAATGGTAGAGATTCAAACATATGGCCATGAGTTTCGTTATCTATTGTCATTGTAAATACTAGAAATCCTTGTTTAGATCAGAATAACAATGTTTGGGTAACTTCTCTCTCGGATGTAAGGGCACCATCATCAATAGTCTTTCAACCAATTTTTaggatttaaataatattttttttgtaaaataaattgtattttattttaaagtgaaaactTCAAGAAAGGGCTTTTTTATAGTAGAAATTTTTGGAAAATAGAGAAACTGTTTTATGTGACCTTTTTCATTGgctcaattatttttattttaaaatttaatagcaaaattaaaatacactagtactatatagtatatgttaaatattctaattaagGATAGTATCTCTTATTAATGCTGATGTTGTAAAacttattatttgtttgtatcttaaaacaaataaaatcgaGTTTCATATGAAAAATTAAACCCTTTAGAATTGGAGTAATATAAAACAATAAAGATATATAATGGAGATGAATAATAAACTTTAGCTTAAATTGTCAGTGGAGAAGACATGTTCCGTTCATATCTCCAAAAAGGAAAACGAATAATAATTAAGGAACTTTCGGTTTGGGTTTCCGTAAAGTACTTAGCCCGCaaatatatacgtatatataatatatacatacaaatatatatatattaaggacCCAAGATCGGTGGAAGCCCCCTTAGTCCAGTGGTTTGACTAAGggttcattaatgcttctacaccaGGAGGTCTGGGGTTCAAACCCCAGAAAACGCAAATTATGCAGATCATGGAGAAAAAGGGTTACAAGAGGTCTTCAGCATGGTGCAAGGGCGTATCATCGAACATAGATCTCATAGGGTGGCTCGGAGCGATGCAGTCAGACGTGCATTCTCATATGAtggtagaattgtcggctgtagaatcgtctatgtaatatttctcatcgttgtaatagcataattaatcaTCGAACATAGATCTCATAGGGTGGCTCGGAGCGATGCAGTCAGACGTGCATTCTCATATGAtggtagaattgtcggctgtagaatcgtctatgtaatatttctcatcgttgtaatagcataattaatcagacgttaaaaaaaaaagacccaaAATCAAGGATCCCCAGTAATTATGTTCTAATGGATTTGTGGACTTGTGTTACATTTGCATCAAATGCTGTCACctgttgtgggaaccgaaattcgcactgtcgatttccgtttaaatagggaaactaggaaaaccctaatttcccagaggtcccggatctctgcgagagccaacgacaagtgatcgaatatatgcggaaatcatgaaaagataacaaacgagtttagagaaaacagtagatcttatttcgagtccgcgtaagagcgttgcgatcattacaagagaatacaaaggctttggccgcaggggccgtcagcgagttacctagttctagcaacataaaaccctaatcctagttgagtcgcagctcgataacaaaggacgaaaaagatatctaaaaggcttagattgatttcggactgaaccttgctaaaggctgcctacgtacccctttcgaggatcaagccgaacgtagttcaattgatagagctggacaagagatcgaactgcctgggcgagttcgtctagtaattgagtgccagtcatagaaaccgaacttgtcgagaataagcctaaagtttctaagtgcagagaattccgagtctaaaaagctctccctcttgctcctcgcctaggactccttatatactagctccaaggtcggtttacgcttttactcttctgcccttaagccgtcatagcataaaaatgaagatattccatttttcccgatcttcacaattatcttcaaaacttccgtatttatccgcggaaacttgacatttatccttccttgtagaccaagcgtaaaccagactgtggtttacgggcttttgattaggaaaatcgtaggatgggcctcgagtcgtgttttaggtccctttgggccgtcttccgactcgacacgtttactacgagttttccgcggtttctaatccgcgaagtttgatcgatgaattagaatggcgggaaatatggactgagcttgctacggtcttcgggagatagcattcgaaggttttgacgagaatgcaagaactggtgtcgtattgacgttcggaaaggttcaatcgctacacagcgaccaaactttggctcgagcccggtcgcttcgtagcgaccgagcgggacgagcgctcggtcgctacgtagcgaccgagcttggctgagctcggtcgctacgtagcgaccgagcgggacgatcgctcggtcgctacgtagcgaccgagctttggctcgagctcggtcgctacgtagcgaccgagctttggctcgagctcggtcgctacgtagcgaccgagcgggatgatcgctcggtcgctacgtagcgaccgagcttggctgagctcggtcgctacgtagcgaccgagcgggacgatcgctcggtcgctacgtagcgaccgagctttggctcgagctcggtcgctacgtagcgaccgagcgggatgatcgctcggtcgctacgtagcgaccgagcttggctgagctcggtcgctacgtagcgaccgagcgggacgatcgctcggtcgctacgtagcgaccgagctttggctcgagctcggtcgctacgtagcgaccgagcgggacgatcgctcggtcgctacgtagcgaccgagctttggctcgagctcggtcgctacgtagcgaccgagcgggacgatcgctcggtcgctacgtagcgaccgagctttggctcgagctcggtcgctacgtagcgaccgagcgggacgatcgctcggtcgctacgtagcgaccgagcttggctcgagctcggtcgctacgtagcgaccgagctgtgtgcatgcttggttgccgcgtatcgatcgagcttggcttgtccgcggtctgatttccatactcagcttgtccgcggccgatttggatacatgtccgttgccttcggacaatcggtatttagtggttcgattgagatttggacgatattttactgcaaggctcttcgtaaagattctttacgaagattacttttcgtaaaaacggttatgctgatttttacggactttcagacattgattccgtcgtgaccgattttgaccccaacagttagccccccagctcgttagaatcatgagcttctagcgtgaggttctagcgagtggcttggcaagttaggcaagttaggtgagttaggcggaattaatggttgaaaaggtctgtggtaagtgatcttctcgctctcctaaaagtagaaaacgcgataagattggggctgcgccttatgacggctgcctacgtacccttgttgaagggatcaagcctttcgtagttcatcttggagttaaggttcttatgactagttttccagtaggacctttatggtctagtttttatgtagcggttataaggcgtgttgctgccgatggcattttgtatgggtgtagagggaagactacgagttgtcgtctcgtaatctaactctgtgtgaattgccatatc
This window encodes:
- the LOC103865734 gene encoding uncharacterized protein LOC103865734 — translated: MSVSLELRKRMKFEKLFMEASPQYSNKRYDLEEGVMHLKERLEEEEALSRSLRSAFDGSVVSLPSLSSLFLPPQFAEIIQELALVEAEILCLDRKIEELKLKLCYEQRQTQELTEQKRTLARQNHVRRKSLQLRHDLQQRSFSHHYQRSALDTVSSTHSRLSFSYNPDFLDATSSGGFTDEFDGLSRPNMGRVRKGLRLVEVKSKEDPNEVSEQLINCLISIYLELNQVSSKTKEDVEFSRRPSSCSRKSNTYSYYQNAINLDPYHVLPDSSGGFTRDIGPYKNFIHISRKSIDVTSFTHYCSPAVPRLSVLMEKLSEVDLTFLTYKQKLAFWINIYNACIMHAFLEYGLPSSHNKLLTLMNKATLNVGGIVLNALAIEHFVLRHPCEPEHDSLDEKETLLRHTYGLGYSEPNVTFALCRGSWSSPALRVYTADEVVNDLGRARVEYLEASVGVSSKKKIIVPQLLQWHMKDFADDIESLLEWIYSQLPRSGSLKAMVMECLKRKAKVPLAKMVEIQTYGHEFRYLLSL